From the genome of Caloranaerobacter sp. TR13, one region includes:
- a CDS encoding S1C family serine protease, with protein sequence MDWEEKRESENENNNVGEVYEKEIANTSDYYVKGPITPNKSYRKRRGVFSYFIVALIAALIGGIISSYVAPAYLYGKYLPIPELYKKNIAENAEIKIIPKDDITTVTAVAKKAMKSVVGITTIQTVDYFFWGPRQQQGVGSGVIVDSNGYILTNSHVIADGKADKITVLFKNGDKKEGKVLWYEKALDLAIVKVDATNLPAADLGDSDKLQVGELAVAIGNPLGLEFQRTVTSGIISGLNRSIRVDESNVIENLIQTDASINPGNSGGPLLNSKGEVIGINTAKIQSAEGLGFAIPINTAKPIIEQVIKQGTFKTVFMGISGVEVEKYEKALGIDLKADSGVIVIEVASQSPAFKAGIRAGDVILKIDGENVMSMNHLRRILYRYKPGDKANIQIMRNGETINLELTFATRPDNY encoded by the coding sequence ATGGATTGGGAAGAAAAAAGAGAAAGTGAAAATGAAAACAATAATGTTGGGGAAGTTTATGAAAAGGAAATTGCTAATACCAGCGACTATTACGTTAAAGGCCCTATAACTCCTAATAAATCTTATAGGAAAAGAAGGGGAGTATTTTCATATTTTATAGTGGCTTTGATAGCAGCATTAATTGGTGGAATAATTTCTTCATATGTTGCACCAGCCTATTTATACGGAAAGTATTTACCAATTCCAGAGCTATATAAGAAGAATATAGCTGAAAATGCAGAAATAAAAATAATACCAAAGGATGATATTACAACTGTAACTGCTGTGGCCAAGAAGGCTATGAAGTCAGTTGTTGGTATAACTACGATACAGACTGTAGATTACTTTTTCTGGGGGCCTCGTCAACAGCAAGGGGTTGGCTCTGGTGTAATTGTTGACAGCAATGGATATATATTAACAAACTCTCATGTAATTGCAGATGGAAAAGCAGATAAGATAACTGTATTATTTAAGAATGGAGATAAAAAGGAAGGAAAAGTTTTATGGTATGAAAAAGCTTTAGATTTAGCTATTGTTAAGGTTGATGCAACAAATTTACCAGCAGCTGATTTGGGAGATTCTGACAAACTACAAGTTGGAGAATTGGCTGTTGCAATAGGTAATCCTTTGGGCTTGGAATTCCAAAGAACTGTAACTTCTGGAATTATAAGTGGTTTAAATAGATCTATTAGAGTTGATGAAAGTAATGTTATTGAAAATTTAATACAGACAGATGCATCAATAAATCCTGGTAATAGTGGAGGTCCATTACTAAACTCAAAAGGCGAAGTAATAGGTATAAACACTGCTAAAATACAATCAGCAGAGGGATTAGGTTTTGCAATTCCGATTAATACTGCTAAACCTATTATAGAGCAGGTTATTAAACAAGGAACGTTTAAAACTGTATTTATGGGTATATCAGGAGTTGAAGTAGAAAAATATGAAAAAGCTTTAGGTATTGATTTAAAGGCTGACAGTGGTGTGATTGTAATAGAGGTTGCGTCTCAATCACCAGCATTTAAAGCAGGAATAAGAGCAGGAGATGTTATATTGAAAATAGATGGTGAAAATGTAATGTCTATGAATCATTTAAGAAGAATACTTTATAGATATAAGCCTGGAGATAAAGCTAATATTCAAATTATGAGAAATGGAGAAACTATTAATCTAGAATTAACATTTGCAACTAGACCAGACAATTACTAG